Genomic window (Rhododendron vialii isolate Sample 1 chromosome 4a, ASM3025357v1):
tatttatataaataaataaataattatagtttgacacccaaaaaattttaaaaaattacaatgtggtcatttttgaaaaaattacagtttgacccctgattttttaaaaattacagtttgggcCCTTGAAATTTACAGCTTGGCCCTTGCCGTGTCCTCAGCTGTGTCCCCCGTGTCCGCAGCCGCGTCCCCctaaaataattatattaaatTGTGGGACACGTTGtgtgtcccatacgtgtcctCTTATCCGATACTGCGAtacttcgacctctagaggtgtcggtgcttcataccTATCAGTAATTCCAGTAAGGTTTTGTGTGTATTGGGATTTACCAAtttgttcaagtttggtttgataATCTAGCAGAACTAGctgtttttgttggttattGAGCCTGCAATAGTGGGTATGACAGAGATACCACGTGGCACTTTCACTGCCAATGTAAAAATCTCACATTTTGGTGCCCACTGCTACATGGTTGGGTTAGTGTGTGACAAAAGTGTACCATGAAGTTCGATTTTTGGTTTGTTATTGGACAGTGATACCAAGGAGATGATTTCACGGTTGTACTCAATGTGTGTCCATTATTTTAGCACAACCCTTGTATGATGATGCTGGCTCTGGGTTTGCTTGCCAGGTTCACTTAATGCAAGGGAGCAAGTGAATATTGTCCATCCTTCATATAGACATGGAGCAAACATAAAATGTGCAGGAGTGGGATTATTGCCGAGTTTTGTTGTGTTTATAAATTACTTAACTTGCTTTTCCGAGGGGAGAAAAGTTAGCTTCTAAGTATAGAACAtaagccaaatttttttttttttttttcttttttccccctttcctCTGTTTAGCTGTACTTGCTTTTAGTATGCCTCTGAAAAGCAAGAGATCAATTCAACATCTTGAGCAAGATCGTGTCTAAAGTAAAGGGAGGCTAGAATTTAACAACTTAGAAAATCCTTGGCAATCTTGAATCTAATGTTGTTCTAAGGTGTAAGTGTAACAAACATGGGTTTTCTTATAATGTTAAGATTGGCATCAAAGCTGTTGTACATTGGCTAACTTCGAGTGTTTAAAAACGCCAGATATCCTGATGATATATTTGATCGCTTCTGGGAGCCATTTGGAGAAAATAATTCAACCATTTCTTGGGGCAGAGATGTTTCTGTTTCTGGTTTTTGGAATCTTCCCCCTTTGAAGATATTCCAGACAGAGTTGACAACTAGCCAACTGGGACCAATGGAGTTACAGTGGCCTCCAACGTCTCTTCCAAGCTCGACATACTACATTGCTCTTTACTTTGCGGATGATCAGGATTCGTCTTCTGGAAACTCTAGGGTGTTCAATATAAGCATAAATGATGTAACTTATTACCATGATCTGAATGTGAATCCAGAAGGCTCTGTGGTTTTTGCAAATCAGTGGCCTCTTACTGGCCTTACAAAGATAACTATGGCTCCTGCCCCAGGATCAAATATTGGTCCCTTGATTAATGCAGGAGAGGTTTTCGATGTGCTGGTCCTCGGAGGAAGAACTCTTACAAGAGATGGTTTGTTCACTAAAACCCATTTTCTTTATCTATTTGCAACCAATGCAGCTTTATCTTGCAATTCCACTTACCAATTGGGTACATCTTAGATAAGGCAGCATGATATAATGGCAAAATTTGTATTTGACACTTAATGTGAAGGGAAATTATGATTGATGATGCTGAATCTTTCAGTCAAAGGTGCTGggttttttttgatcggcaaaaggtGCTGGTTGTTCAGcatcatttgttaattttcccCCCATTGAATTGGGTAGAAATTTGTATCTGTGAGTTGGCTATGGCTCATTCAGGCAGCTATCTATCATGTTAACGCTGCGAATAGGTATATTGGCCCAAAGTTTTGTGCATTCAACAACCACTTAGGCTTCAGTTGGTGGAGGGAGGAAGCAAAAGGGGGAGGGGATGGATTATCCCTCATTTGATAGGGAGGAAAGGAAGAGGTTAAGAGAAGATGAGTTTGAATAATACCCTCTACTCCCACTATTCCTTTCTGTGCACATGTGGACGTGGAGGAGGGAGGATTGGAGGGCACCTTCAACGTATTCTCATTCCAAACAATACCCTTGTGATAATGTGCATGGGTGCAAATAAAGTAACACAATTCCTTCCCTCCCTTTTTGCTTAACCTAACGGGTGGAGGAAAGacaatttctttttcctttcctcgGGCTACACTTCACGCCTCCTATCTTATGCTTCAAATTTCCACTCCTCCTACCAAGTACCAAATGAAGCCTTAGAGAGGTGACTTGAATTTGTCTAGGAAAAGGTGTGAGATTTTATATTTTCTCTTGCAATActctttttctcaaaaaatttcttgtttttttttttctatgaatAAAACAGTTTCCTGCATCGCCATCTGAACATAGAACTTGCATTTTCTGCTGCAGTAATTGCTTTGGAACAAGTGAAGAAAAGTTTCCAGAACCCTCCACTCGATTGGAATGGTGATCCATGTTTACCCCTTCAGTACACATGGACTGGAGTTACATGTTCTGAAAAACCCCGAATTCGTGTGGTTACATTGTGAGTGTCTACTATTGTTATACAAATAGTTTCTCTGAACAATTGTTGCGGTTACTTCATTTTTTACTGCACTATTCATTTTATCTTAACGATCTGCTTATATTGTTTCTATCTGTTACAGAAACCTTACAAGCATGGGTCTTTCGGGAACACTATCACCTTATCTTGCCAATTTTACTGCAGTGACTGACATGTAGGTGCACGAAAACTTTTGGCGCTGTTTGGATATATGCAGATTTTTAAATAGAGGGATTCGATCTTTGCAATTTCTTAAGTTTTAGAATTTTTGCTATAGGTAGCTTGTGAAACTAGAGTCAAAGATGGATTAGTAGGAGACTAGATGTATATCAGTGGGGTCATTGTATTGCGAAAATCCGCCAAGTGAAGGATTTCAAGTAACTATTCTATTCAAGGCTTATCTCAAATCCATCATGATAAAGCTCCCAAATTCATATCAAACTGCTCATGTAAATAATCAAACCTCTCTCTGGGCTACTCTAATTGCCTAATAATGACAAATCCCACCAATTTTGAAATCTTCATCTATCCAAACAGAGTTGtagttttcttttcatttctttactCTAAGAACCAAGGGAcaatatctatttttttgacaaTCTGATTTTATCAACAGCTGGCTAGGAAACAACAGCTTGTCAGGAGATATACCTGATCTCAGTCGGTTAAAGAGATTACAGACATTGTAAGCGATGAGTTCTTATTCTGTCCTTATCCTTTGCTGTTTCATGTTTGTTGTGTACTTGCACTCAGTATTGATAGCTTACAATCACCATGAGTCCATGACAAACCAAATTAGCCTTCTCACTTCCAATGACGTGAACCTTTAGATTTCTCTATGCTTGTAGCATGATGACGAAAATTCCCATGTTTTTGAGAGTTCCTTCGGTACAAATTTCTGCTTGTGGGAATTATTTTTCAGTTGAAGGAACTGGGACGGAGAAGGTCAACAAATACTTTTGCATGTAGTATGTGCTTCTCTGATTTgtgttttctttcttaattagACATTTGGAAGACAATCAGCTTACTGGCGAGAttcccacattgcttggaaaCATTGACAACTTGCATGAACTGTAAGTTCTacttttgcaataaaaaaaaaaaccatgttgATTAATTTTTATAGCTTTCATTTTGCTAAATTCTTCTGTCTTTTGATTTCTGTTGGTTGTTCTATTGATTACACAACATTTTACCACCATTTTAGCTCTAAAATAGAGGAAATTTTGGGCGGCAAATGGttccttcaaccacttttcaTTCCTGCAGTCCTGCTATGAATGCTAAAAGCTCTAGGCTCTTGCAAATGGAATATTTCTATCTTGAATGAAGGTTCTAAGGTCACGACGAAACTTTTTAGAAGTCATGATGTTGAACTCCACGCACCCATTGCTTCACCATAGACTTGTGTTTAAAAAATTGCAGGATTGCTTCCCTTCCTCTAGTGCCCACTGCTCATAACCCAAACTAGACAATCCAAGTGATTAAATCCCATCTTCTATCAAGTAAAGATAAAAGATGTGAAATTATCAACTGTCCCCAAAGCTTAAACTGTTAGGAAAGTAGCCCAACAAGGTGTATCAGCTTTTATAAACTAGCTCTCATGTGCTCCCCCATGTCACACGGTTAGAGGTAAACACTGAATTGGGTGCagaaataacaaacaaaacgAGCTAATCTGGTGACAGTCGCGGACACAAGACTTGAATTTTGGATCTCTTGGATTCAAAGCCTCCAAAAGCTAAATGTGTGAACGTTTGGGCCCAACAATGTGTATTGAGCTATCCAATGCACTCTTcatactgtttttttttcttatatctAACTTTTTTTGTAGTAGCGCAGAAATGTATATTTTTACTCGGTGGTGAAAATCTACATAGTGTTAGGCTCTATCATAATTCAATACTGCTAGCATTTCAGTTATGTGGATGTGAAAGCTAACAAGCTAAGATATTTTGCCTGTGGATGTAAACCTAGCTAGACCTTTGGTTTTCACTGGTACAACTTTGTTCATACAAGATGATAGGGACACACGTAGTAACTGACTTTTAATAAAGAGTTCTTTCGGCCAAAGCTTCCAAAACATACGGAAGATTGTTCcaggtttttgaaatttgttagGTTGCTATTTTtcattctgaatgaaaagttaatcTTATTTTGAATAGCCACGAGTCTTTTACCATGCATACTGCTGAGCTCCATATGCTAGGAGCACAATGGGAAACGTTCTCTGGATATCAAGAAGAAGTGCAGTAAAAATAGCAAAACATTTTGAACtttcactttttgttttcttattgggTTACATATTTTTCTCGGTAAAAGGCTAAAAGAAAAGTACCTGTAACATTTATTGGTTACAATTGGGTTACATACTTGTTACCATTTACTTATATTGTTCTTGGCACGCCCGActtacccctttttttttttcgttcttcCAGTTTCTTGCAGGGTAATAACCTAACTGGTCAAGTGCCAAACAACCTTATTGGAAAACCTGGATTGAACCTCAAGTAAGTACAACAAAACTCACCATTTG
Coding sequences:
- the LOC131321640 gene encoding putative leucine-rich repeat receptor-like serine/threonine-protein kinase At2g14440, with product MPFLSLLILLFFFSSLLSCSLSQPLRGVFIDCGATVPSLVDGRQWLPDADFTTAGTPKTLTLPVLYPILSTARSFPLDQNLRRKFCYVVPAYRTGKYLIRTTYFYGGINGRDSPPVFDQIVDGTFWGVVNTTEDYVKGAASYYEGVFVAQTKSISVCVAANTYTDSDPFVSALEIVALADSLYNSTDFGKFGLSLVARHSFGYNGAIIRYPDDIFDRFWEPFGENNSTISWGRDVSVSGFWNLPPLKIFQTELTTSQLGPMELQWPPTSLPSSTYYIALYFADDQDSSSGNSRVFNISINDVTYYHDLNVNPEGSVVFANQWPLTGLTKITMAPAPGSNIGPLINAGEVFDVLVLGGRTLTRDVIALEQVKKSFQNPPLDWNGDPCLPLQYTWTGVTCSEKPRIRVVTLNLTSMGLSGTLSPYLANFTAVTDIWLGNNSLSGDIPDLSRLKRLQTLHLEDNQLTGEIPTLLGNIDNLHELFLQGNNLTGQVPNNLIGKPGLNLKTSPGNQLLLPPHS